The window TGGGACTATACAAATACATAAATGCACATCTACACACATGTGAGAGTAGCAACGTTTCAAAAGACTAGTAAATGTGTACATGCAATGCACGTTCATATCAGGTAGGGTCTTAATTAAGAGTTTAAAAATATATTAATGACATGCTGATATTAGGTAGGATATTTTTTGAGGAAAGCTATGGTATTAATTGCACATCAATTATGTGGATAGTGCTATCGTTAATATTTGCTATGATATTGATTGCATGCTAAACATGTTGAGCGCTCGACGTCGAAGCAATATAGGTCGTTGGATACACATGGTTTGATGGCCGAGATTAGTTGGATCTGCTTCTTTAGGTCCTTTAATACTGGTATAGATATAATAAACAAATGTTAATATCGTGATGAGACTTATCCCAGATAAACAAATACACTACTACCCTAATATGAGCATAACACTCTTATAAAAACACAGATTACAAATGCATACGATTTCAATTCAAAATCATGGTCTATATATAATTTCTCTGCCCAACCTATTCTTCCAGTTCTATAGCATAGCAGAAGAAAATGAACACACTGCAATTTCAACGTGATCATAAGCATTGTCTTCCTACCAAATCAACGATCTTGTGCATTCAAATTACTCATGCCCATTCGCCTATGTTTTAAAATTTGAAATGTTATCTCAAAGTAAATCTTTCAAAGGACCTACAATGGTCACTTAAAAAGCAGCAATGACTACAACATGACCTTTTGTTATATTTATGCTCCCTTTTTAATCCTAAACCATGCAATATCCGTAAGACAGCATCATCTTTTGATGATCCTAAGCCAATAGCATCTCTGGTTCCTTAGCAACACGCGGGCATTGTGCTAGTAagaaaaaaatatcaacattcacaatatgaaataaatattattagatgcatcatgaaattaattttcatagTATATACTTTTGTATTGTaaatgttgatattttttaagacaaatttggtcaaactttatgtAGTTTGACTTCAAACAAATTTTATGCATAGAGTAAAAAGAAACAGATGAAGTACTTTGGGAAAATGTACTATTGGAATGTCCACACAATTTATGGCTGGAATTTAGGCGGGCTGTTAATTTTTTGAATAGTTTTTTTCCCGcaaaaatatatattttttgaataGTTTTTAGTGGCCTTCTGTTTTATGACGGACTATGCCCTCTATTTTACTTTATCGCAACCAGCGAGTGTCACCTATGAATTTCTGATGCAGTTTCTTTCCTCATGAAGGAAGATAGCCGATAAAGTTGCTTCATCGGGATATTTTGTTGTGGTGCCAGATTTCTTACATGGGGATCCATTTGTACCTGAAAACGCTGACAGACCAATACAAGTGTGGATCAAGGAACATGCCACGGTTTGTTGTCTTCTGATTCCCTCAAACCCTgttccttttattttattttttgtaaaTGTTCAGGTCACTTGCCTTAGTTTATGTTTAACGTAGTACGTTTCGGGAGCTTTCCAGTTTCCATCGCATGAGATTGCTGGCCTTGGTACTTTGATTCAGACAGTGTTAACTAAGGTAACCAAGGGTGGGATGTGATGATAAAACCAATAGGTCCAAATCTAACAACATGTATATGTCAGCTTGATATGACTTTGCAAGAATATATGTAGAATATTGACTGATTGTTCACCTTCTCTTCCCACCAATGTGGATACGCCCTACTAAGCGTGATATGGGTTTGAGTCTCGTCGCCTCCTAAGAATGGAATCGGGATGGAATCCCCCCTCCAACCCAGCGGCGGCAGGATGAGGCAACAAGGGAGGGGGGAGGGGTGGTGGTCTAGGGTTTTTGCCCCTGTGTCGCCTGAGGGTGAAGACACACTTATTTTTTTGACAATGGAGTTGATTTATGCATTTCTGAAGTTACTTCTAGCTGAAGGTGATGTGGCATTATGGTTTTTAATCTATCTAATATAAACGAATGAACTGTTCCTTTATACAGGGAAAAGCATTTGAAGAGGCAAAACCTGTTATTGCTGCTCTAAAAGAACAAGGAGTGTCTACTGTCGGGGCTGCAGGTTATTGCTGGGGTGGTAAGCACTATTTTGTTTTGTTACATCTGAACCCAAAATTCTAAGGCTTAACCTGCTAAGCATTCTGCTCCTTCTCCCCACATATCAGCAAAGGTAGTTGCAGAGTTAGCGAAAGCTAATGAGATCCAGGCAGCTGTTATGTTGCACCCTTCTGCTGTTACTGTTGACGATATCAAAGGTAAGATCTCTCCCTTGAGAATTTAACATTGTTCCATTTGAAAGGCTTCAGATTCTTACACTATGACATGTGCTATATTTCAGAGGTGAAATGCCCCATCGCTGTACTTGGAGCTGAAAATGACAAAACATCCCCACCAGAATTGGTCAAACAGTTCGAGCAGGTTCTATCTTCTAACACAGGGGTAAGTTCTCATTTCGAGCAACCTTCAAGTCAACTATGAT is drawn from Aegilops tauschii subsp. strangulata cultivar AL8/78 chromosome 1, Aet v6.0, whole genome shotgun sequence and contains these coding sequences:
- the LOC109778324 gene encoding endo-1,3;1,4-beta-D-glucanase; this encodes MASPQCCADPATLNPAGGEGRVVDSLGGIAAYVAGVRESKAAVVLISDIFGFEAPILSYTKIADKVASSGYFVVVPDFLHGDPFVPENADRPIQVWIKEHATGKAFEEAKPVIAALKEQGVSTVGAAGYCWGAKVVAELAKANEIQAAVMLHPSAVTVDDIKEVKCPIAVLGAENDKTSPPELVKQFEQVLSSNTGIAHFVKIFPGVSHGWAVRYKSEDAGAVKSAEEALSDMIDWFNKNLK